Proteins from a single region of Paenibacillus sp. BIHB 4019:
- the rpsN gene encoding 30S ribosomal protein S14, translated as MAKKSKVVRERKRQETVARYAELRKQLKDNKDYVGLSKLPRDASPTRLHHRCELTGRPHGYLRKFKVSRIAFRELAYKGQIPGIKKASW; from the coding sequence ATGGCTAAAAAATCAAAAGTAGTAAGGGAAAGAAAAAGACAGGAGACGGTTGCGCGTTATGCCGAGCTTCGCAAGCAGCTCAAGGACAACAAGGATTATGTTGGGCTTAGCAAGCTGCCGCGCGACGCATCGCCAACCCGGCTGCATCACCGCTGCGAGCTGACGGGCAGGCCGCATGGCTACTTGCGTAAATTTAAAGTGTCGCGGATCGCATTTCGCGAGCTTGCCTACAAAGGGCAAATTCCCGGCATCAAGAAAGCAAGCTGGTAA
- a CDS encoding DUF3024 domain-containing protein, which translates to MDPFTTRRLEKILDGYISRKIPPDVRSAVRLTYEWEGNRLTLTEELPDFENRKWTGAPIVQFQWKHNQWHVYATDGNGGWKAASAIAPHPHFEQQLEQVEIDQEGIFWIS; encoded by the coding sequence ATGGACCCATTTACGACCCGCAGGCTGGAAAAAATACTTGACGGCTACATTAGCCGCAAAATCCCCCCGGATGTGCGTTCAGCTGTCCGTTTAACCTATGAGTGGGAGGGTAATCGGCTTACTTTGACCGAGGAGCTTCCGGATTTTGAAAATCGGAAATGGACAGGCGCACCTATCGTCCAGTTCCAATGGAAGCACAACCAGTGGCATGTGTATGCCACTGATGGCAATGGCGGCTGGAAGGCTGCATCCGCGATTGCCCCGCATCCTCATTTCGAGCAGCAGCTGGAGCAGGTTGAAATCGATCAGGAGGGCATCTTCTGGATTTCTTAA
- a CDS encoding ATP-binding protein — translation MSKNQGNHRLPRAKGTDMASFYSPKDCAKKVKRIVLPPMNRQIVEEFFTIMGMKEKFEEHDVPIPNKVVMYGPPGTGKTLTAFYIAQRLDVPLILVRLDAIIHSHLGETASNVRKIFDYAKATPCVLFLDEFDAIARTRENNDEVKEMARVVNTLLQCLDEFDCESVFIAATNLEEELDNAIWRRFDTKMHYGMPDDRSRYEYISLLIGDFEQQEPIYDTAASLLAGCSFADMEQIVLKAKRKAIIEGSSLLQSHIQESLTEYKPKIIAV, via the coding sequence ATGAGCAAAAATCAGGGCAATCACCGCCTGCCAAGGGCCAAGGGAACGGATATGGCTAGCTTTTACAGCCCGAAGGATTGTGCGAAAAAGGTGAAACGCATCGTGCTTCCGCCGATGAATCGGCAAATCGTAGAAGAATTTTTCACGATTATGGGCATGAAGGAGAAGTTTGAGGAGCATGATGTGCCGATTCCGAACAAAGTTGTCATGTACGGGCCGCCAGGCACGGGCAAAACATTGACCGCTTTCTACATCGCGCAGCGGCTGGACGTTCCGCTTATTTTGGTCAGGCTCGATGCGATTATCCACAGCCATCTAGGAGAGACGGCGAGCAATGTCCGCAAAATATTCGATTACGCCAAAGCGACGCCCTGCGTCTTATTTCTCGATGAGTTTGATGCGATAGCGAGGACGCGTGAAAACAATGATGAAGTGAAGGAAATGGCGCGCGTCGTTAATACGCTGCTGCAATGCTTGGACGAGTTTGATTGCGAAAGTGTTTTTATTGCGGCAACCAATTTGGAGGAGGAGCTGGACAATGCGATATGGCGGCGATTCGATACGAAAATGCATTATGGCATGCCGGATGATCGCAGCAGGTACGAATATATATCGCTGTTAATTGGAGACTTTGAACAGCAGGAGCCTATTTATGATACGGCCGCCAGTCTGCTTGCTGGGTGCAGCTTTGCGGATATGGAGCAAATTGTGCTCAAGGCAAAGCGTAAAGCGATAATTGAGGGCAGTTCGCTCCTCCAATCCCACATACAAGAATCCTTGACCGAATATAAGCCGAAAATCATCGCGGTGTAG
- the msrA gene encoding peptide-methionine (S)-S-oxide reductase MsrA has translation MQYATFAGGCFWCMVTPFEELPGIHSIISGYMGGHQENPTYEQVKTGETGHAEVVQIAFDPQLFPYERLLELYWPQIDPTDEGGQFQDRGSQYRTAIFYHNEEQQALALASKQELASSGRFDKPVVTEIRAADTFYAAEEYHQNFHKKNPKHYKEDRAQSGRDEFIEQKWK, from the coding sequence ATGCAATATGCAACATTCGCGGGCGGCTGTTTTTGGTGTATGGTTACCCCTTTCGAGGAGCTGCCAGGCATTCATAGTATTATTTCTGGCTATATGGGCGGTCATCAGGAGAATCCGACTTATGAGCAGGTAAAAACAGGCGAAACAGGACATGCCGAGGTTGTGCAAATTGCCTTCGATCCGCAGTTGTTTCCTTATGAGCGTCTGCTTGAGCTATATTGGCCGCAAATTGATCCGACAGATGAAGGCGGACAATTTCAAGATCGCGGCAGCCAGTATCGCACGGCGATTTTTTATCATAATGAAGAGCAGCAGGCCCTGGCCCTCGCCTCCAAGCAGGAGCTTGCGAGCAGCGGGCGTTTCGACAAACCGGTCGTAACGGAAATTCGCGCGGCGGATACGTTTTATGCAGCGGAGGAGTATCATCAAAATTTCCATAAGAAAAACCCGAAGCATTACAAAGAGGACCGCGCACAATCAGGCCGCGACGAGTTTATTGAGCAAAAGTGGAAATAA